The bacterium genome has a window encoding:
- a CDS encoding T9SS type A sorting domain-containing protein: MNKLLVILMMLSFIGVVGVAPADLQSSQMPIHRITKFSVLPDTQSAIAVNDSFKDSLYVTDVVGMAAWQARILYNPSVIQYKSHKEGPFMTSVSTTWFTISLADTANGEILVGSLFWPPGEPYYTVSGSGSVLYITWKVKGTGKSPIRIRHEDTYLLDTLENHIPFDTVDGWYNPPGIAIFSPVKGGYWKRGNNYNIRWTSGGISPLVKIELWKGSTLDFTIASSTNNDCSHLWAIPADKTPGSDYKLKVIDFVMSSVYDTVNFNIYRQIQVTSPSEGTVWYVGSTYDITWITSGTDDSVKISYFKGSGSWIEIISMPDVGFYSWTIPDTVTPSTNAYVKVGQFDVGPNSSMSGRFTLATPPGVEESSKLKAQNLKLEIYPNPFSGKTVIRYSLNGNRNDLRLTIYDLTGRLVKSFPLTTNYSLLTAVSWDGGDDNGNRLPSGIYFCKLQVGDKSVTKQLLLLR; encoded by the coding sequence ATGAATAAATTATTAGTCATTTTAATGATGCTTTCATTTATAGGAGTGGTTGGAGTAGCACCTGCTGATTTACAGAGCTCACAAATGCCTATACATAGGATTACGAAATTTTCAGTCCTCCCAGATACGCAGTCTGCTATTGCAGTAAATGATAGTTTTAAGGATTCACTATATGTTACTGATGTAGTTGGTATGGCTGCTTGGCAGGCTCGTATACTATACAACCCGTCTGTGATACAGTATAAAAGCCATAAAGAGGGTCCTTTTATGACAAGTGTTAGTACTACTTGGTTCACGATATCACTTGCTGATACTGCTAACGGAGAAATACTGGTTGGTAGTCTCTTCTGGCCACCCGGTGAGCCTTATTATACTGTAAGTGGGAGTGGCAGTGTTCTATATATCACATGGAAGGTCAAGGGGACTGGTAAATCACCTATCCGAATAAGACACGAGGATACATATCTTCTGGATACACTTGAGAATCATATTCCATTTGATACAGTAGATGGCTGGTATAATCCACCGGGGATAGCTATCTTCTCACCTGTAAAAGGTGGGTATTGGAAGCGTGGAAATAATTATAATATAAGATGGACAAGTGGTGGTATAAGCCCTCTTGTAAAAATAGAGCTTTGGAAGGGTAGTACCCTAGACTTTACTATAGCAAGTTCTACTAACAATGATTGCTCACACTTATGGGCTATACCTGCAGACAAGACACCGGGCTCAGATTATAAACTTAAAGTAATTGATTTTGTCATGTCATCTGTTTACGACACTGTCAACTTTAATATCTATCGTCAGATACAGGTGACATCACCGTCTGAAGGTACAGTGTGGTATGTGGGTTCAACATATGATATAACATGGATAACATCTGGGACAGATGATTCTGTCAAAATTAGTTATTTTAAGGGCTCTGGGTCTTGGATAGAGATAATTAGTATGCCCGATGTTGGCTTTTATTCATGGACAATACCGGATACAGTAACGCCATCAACTAATGCATATGTAAAAGTGGGACAATTCGATGTCGGCCCAAACTCCAGTATGAGCGGCCGCTTCACATTAGCGACGCCACCGGGTGTAGAAGAGAGCTCAAAGCTAAAAGCTCAAAACTTAAAGCTTGAAATATATCCTAACCCATTCAGTGGAAAGACCGTTATTCGTTATTCGTTAAACGGAAACCGTAACGATTTACGATTAACGATTTATGACCTTACTGGCAGATTAGTCAAGTCATTCCCACTAACTACTAACTACTCACTACTAACTGCTGTTTCTTGGGATGGCGGTGATGATAATGGAAATAGACTACCGAGTGGCATCTACTTTTGTAAGTTACAAGTAGGAGATAAGAGTGTGACAAAGCAGCTACTTTTACTGAGATAA
- a CDS encoding Ser-Thr-rich GPI-anchored membrane family protein: MYWLISLIFSVVGGVQGNLGMEPPKTPLMFVSPETQTGLPVGSTFMDSICISGIVSPDTLVGWEFSLYFDNEVIRCDSAKEGPFLQQGGETWWIDNAFRPWRSYALLACVCWIGNPGVTGSGTVCYLYWTVVKDGASMLALKDVKLANPDAQSIPCDPVDGWYNTTAATPRIMVTWPYCDRYWLRGCCNGGIKWVSTSVTGNVDIELWKGGSLSYTIASNTSNDGDESWDAPSDCTPGSDYKVKISSCSEPSVYDYSNGKLWIGRQLKIIAPNGGEVWWAGESNTITWTTAGTDTNVRLWYTPDGGAQWTEIISSTLDDGSYLWTVPDSPTIRAKVKIWDVASPSEEEGDAIHHPNLDRSDFCFTIAKSPGIVVMCPNGGEFFAIDSTRNIIWDSRGINGDVKIDLYKWGSYDITITESTPNDGSYSWTIPTSCSPDTTYRIKIASVSTPSVYDFSNANFAISEQIQLLFPNGDTTLYVDRIYTIKWTPVGLSGYVKLWYSTNGGSTWWYINYSKDDGSYSWRVPNTPTTQGRVKVADYYHASNWDQSDTDFTIALIGVEACPSTKIDYSLESYPTPFTQFTVISYQLPVASIRDPASSIQLTIYDLTGKLIRSLTNKLTNQLTNSVIWDGTDNNGNRLPSGIYFCKLFTESCGQAGNESITKQLLLLR, encoded by the coding sequence ATGTACTGGTTAATTTCATTGATTTTTTCCGTTGTTGGAGGAGTGCAAGGGAATTTGGGTATGGAGCCACCCAAAACTCCACTTATGTTTGTATCACCAGAAACTCAAACTGGTCTACCCGTTGGCTCTACTTTTATGGATTCAATCTGTATCAGCGGGATTGTGAGTCCCGATACTCTTGTGGGCTGGGAGTTTTCACTATATTTTGATAATGAGGTAATAAGATGCGATAGTGCCAAGGAGGGTCCTTTTTTACAGCAGGGAGGTGAAACCTGGTGGATAGATAATGCATTCAGGCCTTGGCGTAGTTATGCGCTCCTTGCCTGTGTATGTTGGATAGGTAATCCAGGTGTAACTGGGAGTGGTACAGTATGTTATTTATATTGGACAGTTGTGAAAGATGGTGCTTCAATGTTAGCTTTAAAGGATGTCAAACTTGCTAATCCTGATGCTCAGTCTATTCCATGTGACCCAGTAGATGGCTGGTATAATACAACAGCAGCTACCCCAAGGATAATGGTAACATGGCCTTATTGCGACAGGTACTGGTTAAGAGGGTGTTGTAATGGTGGCATAAAATGGGTAAGCACTTCAGTGACTGGCAATGTAGATATAGAGCTATGGAAGGGTGGTAGTTTAAGTTACACGATAGCCAGCAATACTTCTAATGATGGTGATGAGTCATGGGATGCGCCTTCAGACTGCACCCCTGGTAGCGATTACAAAGTAAAGATAAGCTCCTGTAGTGAACCATCTGTTTATGACTATTCAAATGGTAAATTGTGGATTGGCCGTCAACTGAAAATAATAGCACCAAATGGGGGTGAAGTTTGGTGGGCAGGTGAATCAAACACTATCACATGGACGACTGCAGGTACTGATACCAATGTTAGACTTTGGTATACTCCTGATGGGGGGGCACAGTGGACAGAGATAATTTCAAGCACCCTGGATGATGGCTCTTACTTATGGACAGTCCCAGATAGCCCGACTATCCGAGCAAAGGTAAAAATATGGGATGTTGCATCACCATCTGAAGAAGAGGGAGATGCTATCCACCATCCTAATTTAGACCGTAGTGATTTTTGCTTTACCATAGCAAAGTCACCGGGAATTGTGGTAATGTGTCCTAATGGGGGCGAGTTTTTTGCTATTGACTCCACTCGCAATATAATATGGGATAGTAGGGGCATAAATGGAGATGTAAAAATTGACCTTTACAAATGGGGTAGCTACGATATAACTATAACAGAGAGTACTCCTAATGATGGTTCATACAGCTGGACTATACCAACTTCTTGTTCCCCGGATACAACTTATAGGATAAAAATAGCATCTGTCAGCACGCCTTCTGTTTACGATTTTAGCAATGCTAATTTTGCAATATCAGAACAGATACAGCTATTATTTCCAAATGGTGACACTACCTTATATGTGGACCGTATATATACTATCAAATGGACACCTGTAGGACTTAGTGGCTATGTCAAGCTCTGGTATTCTACTAATGGTGGCTCTACTTGGTGGTATATAAATTATTCTAAAGACGATGGCTCGTATTCTTGGAGAGTCCCAAATACACCAACAACTCAGGGAAGAGTAAAAGTAGCAGATTATTATCATGCATCTAACTGGGACCAGAGTGATACTGATTTCACCATAGCACTAATAGGAGTCGAAGCTTGCCCTTCAACCAAAATAGATTACTCACTTGAGAGCTATCCAACTCCATTTACTCAGTTTACGGTTATTAGTTATCAATTGCCAGTTGCCAGCATCCGGGATCCAGCATCTAGCATCCAATTAACGATTTATGACCTCACTGGCAAACTTATCCGCTCTTTAACAAACAAACTCACTAACCAACTAACAAACTCTGTTATCTGGGATGGCACTGATAATAATGGAAACAGACTACCGAGTGGCATTTACTTTTGTAAGTTATTCACAGAATCCTGCGGACAAGCGGGAAATGAGAGTATAACTAAACAACTGCTTTTGCTTAGGTAA